One genomic window of Dehalococcoidia bacterium includes the following:
- a CDS encoding metallopeptidase family protein, protein MHEVPLEEVEEMVRRGVEALPPEFGDRIANVEFAVEEVARASDYALGTAHNATLLGVYRGVPLTRRGAYYNMITPDRIVVFRQPLQRMARDAADLEARVHHVVRHEVAHYFGISDERLREIGAY, encoded by the coding sequence ATGCACGAAGTGCCGCTCGAAGAGGTCGAGGAGATGGTGCGACGCGGCGTCGAGGCGCTGCCGCCGGAGTTCGGCGACCGCATCGCCAACGTCGAATTCGCGGTCGAGGAGGTGGCGCGCGCTTCGGACTACGCGCTCGGAACGGCGCACAATGCGACGCTGCTCGGCGTCTATCGAGGCGTGCCGCTGACGCGGCGCGGCGCCTACTACAACATGATCACGCCCGACCGCATCGTCGTCTTCCGCCAGCCGCTGCAGCGCATGGCCCGCGACGCCGCCGACCTGGAAGCGCGCGTCCACCACGTCGTCCGCCACGAGGTCGCGCACTACTTCGGCATCAGCGACGAGAGGCTACGGGAGATCGGGGCGTATTAA
- a CDS encoding MaoC/PaaZ C-terminal domain-containing protein gives MSIDVQPVTRTITQQQLHAYADASGDHNPLHVDPAFAASTAFGGTIAHGMLVLALIAEMMHAAYGDRWLREGKLKVRFKAPTRPGATVTASASDAKQTGDAIEHAVQCANEIGEVVIEGRAGVGAAA, from the coding sequence ATGAGCATCGACGTGCAGCCGGTGACGCGCACGATCACGCAACAGCAGCTACACGCCTATGCCGACGCGTCCGGCGACCACAATCCGCTCCACGTCGACCCGGCGTTCGCCGCCAGCACGGCGTTCGGCGGCACAATCGCACACGGCATGCTCGTGCTGGCGCTGATCGCCGAGATGATGCACGCGGCGTACGGTGACCGCTGGCTGCGCGAAGGCAAACTCAAGGTCCGCTTCAAAGCGCCGACGCGCCCGGGCGCCACCGTCACCGCATCGGCTTCGGACGCGAAGCAAACCGGCGATGCGATCGAGCACGCGGTGCAATGTGCCAACGAAATCGGCGAGGTGGTGATCGAGGGCCGCGCAGGCGTCGGAGCGGCGGCGTGA
- a CDS encoding CAP domain-containing protein produces MSDESRASVFRRLLATKQAAYAGAGVLAGAVVLSGAAAVMAHGSSANDAEDVGQVVATATPPIGMTIATESETMRDLWQYADVELRSQATATPTATAVPPTPVPPTATSTPAPRPAPRQPQSAPPAQTTPIPPTPVPPAPPASGGLDTSPMDGFEQALFGATNARRAASGLAPLSVNGYLVGIARLRSDEMATYNYFAHESPITGHSAFSLMDQYGVPYGWAGENLAKNNYPNDQTVAVADEALWNSPSHRANILNAHYTDVGIALTIDATGMKYFTIVFTGH; encoded by the coding sequence ATGTCGGACGAGTCCCGCGCGTCCGTATTCCGACGGCTCCTGGCGACGAAGCAGGCAGCGTATGCCGGCGCAGGCGTGCTCGCCGGCGCTGTGGTGCTATCGGGCGCCGCAGCGGTGATGGCGCATGGCTCGTCGGCGAACGATGCCGAAGACGTCGGCCAGGTCGTGGCGACAGCGACGCCGCCGATCGGCATGACGATCGCCACGGAATCAGAGACGATGCGTGACCTGTGGCAGTACGCGGACGTCGAACTCCGCTCGCAGGCCACGGCGACACCAACCGCGACGGCGGTGCCACCGACACCCGTGCCGCCGACGGCAACATCGACGCCGGCACCGCGCCCGGCGCCCAGGCAGCCGCAGAGCGCGCCGCCCGCGCAGACGACGCCAATACCGCCGACGCCGGTACCGCCGGCGCCGCCCGCAAGCGGGGGCCTCGACACGTCGCCGATGGATGGTTTCGAGCAGGCGCTGTTCGGCGCAACGAACGCCCGTCGCGCGGCGAGCGGACTGGCGCCGCTGAGCGTGAATGGCTACCTGGTCGGCATAGCGCGGCTACGGTCGGACGAGATGGCGACATACAACTACTTTGCGCACGAGAGCCCGATCACGGGGCACTCGGCGTTCAGCCTCATGGACCAGTACGGCGTGCCGTACGGCTGGGCGGGCGAGAACCTGGCGAAGAACAACTACCCGAACGACCAGACCGTCGCGGTGGCCGATGAGGCGTTGTGGAATAGCCCATCGCACCGCGCGAACATCCTGAACGCGCACTACACCGACGTCGGCATCGCGCTGACGATTGACGCGACGGGGATGAAGTACTTCACGATCGTCTTTACGGGACACTGA
- a CDS encoding MaoC family dehydratase N-terminal domain-containing protein, whose amino-acid sequence MTSSARTSISAFPRGHEFAATTFALGREQVDAYLRATGDTTSYGDAVPPLAAVALGLAALQERIALPEGSLHTGQEVEHLTMLRVGDALTLTGRIAQRSERQGMVISVLEFEIVSAAGAGVRARSTIMAPAAAS is encoded by the coding sequence ATGACGTCATCCGCCCGCACGAGCATCAGCGCATTCCCGCGCGGCCATGAGTTCGCTGCGACGACGTTCGCGCTCGGCCGCGAGCAGGTCGATGCGTACCTGCGCGCCACCGGCGACACGACGTCGTACGGTGATGCGGTGCCGCCGCTCGCCGCGGTCGCGCTCGGGCTTGCGGCGCTGCAGGAGCGCATCGCGCTACCGGAGGGCTCGCTGCACACAGGCCAGGAGGTCGAACATCTCACGATGCTGCGCGTCGGCGATGCGCTGACGCTCACCGGACGCATCGCGCAGCGGTCGGAGCGCCAGGGGATGGTGATCAGCGTGCTGGAGTTCGAGATCGTGTCGGCTGCCGGCGCCGGCGTCCGCGCGCGCTCGACGATCATGGCGCCGGCAGCCGCATCATGA
- a CDS encoding PaaI family thioesterase, translating into MSEDRGSGRGIMCYACGVQNEQGLHMEFRREGDRAICDYTPCDYQQGYPGRMHGGIVATLIDEAMGWAVYGAAQWGATARLNIRYRRPVRLDVPLRIEAWVVRLRTRLIEVRAELRDASGELLAEGDGTFMRLDERMAREMSDIAAQAGRGDAPEVIP; encoded by the coding sequence GTGAGCGAGGATCGCGGGTCCGGCCGCGGCATCATGTGCTACGCGTGCGGCGTGCAGAACGAGCAGGGGCTGCACATGGAGTTTCGCCGCGAGGGCGACCGCGCGATCTGCGACTACACGCCGTGCGACTACCAGCAGGGCTATCCCGGCCGCATGCACGGCGGCATCGTCGCGACGCTGATCGACGAGGCGATGGGCTGGGCCGTGTACGGCGCCGCGCAATGGGGCGCGACGGCGCGGCTGAACATCCGCTATCGACGCCCGGTGCGGCTCGACGTGCCATTGCGCATCGAGGCATGGGTGGTGCGCCTGCGCACGCGGCTCATCGAAGTGCGCGCCGAGCTGCGCGACGCGAGCGGCGAACTGCTAGCCGAGGGCGACGGCACGTTCATGCGGCTCGACGAACGCATGGCGCGCGAAATGTCCGACATCGCGGCGCAGGCCGGTCGCGGCGACGCGCCGGAAGTCATACCTTGA
- a CDS encoding helix-turn-helix domain-containing protein, with protein MVLERKLVLDENDLYCPIRATLALLGQKWVPHIIHELMSGKRRFNELAHNIGGCNSRTLRDRLKSLESLDIVSRNIVAVMPPWVEYELTPKGAQLGTALAALENWGETYMTEPCV; from the coding sequence ATGGTGCTTGAACGCAAGCTGGTCCTGGACGAGAACGACCTCTACTGCCCGATCCGCGCGACCCTGGCGTTGCTGGGCCAGAAGTGGGTGCCGCACATCATCCACGAGTTGATGAGCGGCAAGCGGCGCTTCAACGAACTGGCGCACAACATCGGCGGCTGCAACTCGCGCACGCTGCGCGATCGCCTCAAAAGCCTCGAATCGCTCGACATCGTCAGCCGCAACATCGTCGCCGTGATGCCGCCGTGGGTGGAGTACGAACTGACTCCGAAGGGCGCGCAACTCGGCACGGCACTCGCCGCGCTCGAGAACTGGGGCGAGACCTACATGACCGAGCCGTGTGTGTAG
- a CDS encoding sulfurtransferase — translation MSALVDPDWLQARLDDPAVRILESSVDKASYDGGHIPGARWIDHLELLRNGDESSGLVLTPEQYAATMSRLGVTPATTVVWYGDRHSSYATRGFWMMDYYAHPGGVHVLDGGRERWLREGRPTTADTSGAARASYPVPTTHNDANHASWQAVRDAIDDTQAVVLDVRSEDEYTGKSVRAKRGGHIPGAAHVEWTDATAGDNVLKPLDDLRRMYAAQGVTPDKGVIAHCQLGVRASHTWFVLKHVLGFPNVKNYDGSWQEWGNRDDSVIER, via the coding sequence TTGAGCGCGCTCGTCGACCCCGACTGGCTGCAGGCGCGTCTCGACGACCCCGCCGTACGCATCCTTGAGTCGAGCGTCGACAAAGCGTCGTACGACGGCGGGCACATTCCCGGCGCGCGCTGGATCGACCATCTCGAATTGCTGCGCAATGGCGACGAGTCGTCGGGCCTGGTGCTGACGCCGGAGCAGTACGCGGCGACGATGAGCCGTCTCGGCGTCACGCCGGCGACGACGGTCGTCTGGTACGGCGACCGCCATAGCTCGTACGCCACGCGCGGCTTCTGGATGATGGACTACTACGCGCACCCGGGCGGCGTCCACGTGCTGGACGGCGGCCGCGAGCGGTGGTTGCGCGAAGGCCGTCCGACGACAGCAGATACTTCCGGCGCCGCCCGTGCGTCGTATCCCGTGCCCACTACGCACAACGACGCGAATCATGCGTCGTGGCAGGCCGTGCGCGACGCCATCGACGACACGCAGGCGGTCGTGCTCGACGTGCGCTCCGAAGACGAATACACCGGCAAGAGCGTGCGCGCGAAGCGCGGCGGCCACATCCCGGGCGCCGCGCACGTCGAGTGGACCGACGCCACGGCCGGCGACAACGTCCTCAAGCCGCTCGACGACCTCCGCCGGATGTACGCAGCGCAGGGCGTGACACCGGACAAGGGCGTGATCGCGCACTGCCAGCTCGGCGTACGCGCGTCGCACACCTGGTTCGTGCTGAAGCACGTGCTCGGCTTCCCGAACGTCAAGAACTACGACGGCTCGTGGCAGGAGTGGGGGAATCGGGATGATTCGGTGATTGAGCGGTGA
- a CDS encoding ATP-binding protein gives MTFDTARRETAADVSISARNGVPDWQPAPFVPQPQTVEETGLDFSTVLDLVVKAIYFGGRPAARQIAAQLALPFPVIDEVLGFMKREQMAEVVGSSGMGEQLYQYSLSQKGSEKAEEALNRNQYVGAAPVPFELYLEVLQRQTIRAMRVPPQSVEASIAHLVIDRPVVEALGPAVNSGRSMLLYGGSGNGKSTITNSIGRMLPGEVLIPYAVEVNGTIVKVFDPRVHQEIPLDQQVDRRNPDPAMAANERRRDRRWVVARRPMISVGGELTLQELELRYSPQSQFYIAPIQWKANSGILIVDDFGRQMIQPKELLNRWIVPMEERVDHLSLHTGDMVEVPFDVLLIFSTNLHPSQLGDEAFFRRIRHKIHIPDPSHEQFLEILARVCQQREMPLEADAALYLIDEYYTRTGRGFKGCHPRDIAELVADICMYNGDQPAFTRKFLDAACNSYFVETNQEAVAAHVTAFGGLGQAAA, from the coding sequence ATGACGTTTGACACCGCCCGGAGGGAGACCGCCGCCGACGTTTCCATCAGCGCCCGCAATGGCGTCCCCGATTGGCAACCGGCCCCGTTCGTCCCACAGCCGCAGACCGTCGAAGAGACGGGCCTCGACTTCTCGACGGTCCTCGACCTGGTCGTGAAGGCCATCTACTTCGGCGGCCGGCCTGCCGCGCGCCAGATCGCCGCCCAGCTCGCACTGCCGTTCCCCGTGATCGACGAAGTCCTGGGGTTCATGAAGCGTGAGCAGATGGCCGAGGTGGTCGGCAGTTCCGGCATGGGCGAGCAACTCTACCAGTACTCGCTGTCACAGAAGGGCTCGGAAAAAGCCGAAGAGGCGCTCAATCGCAATCAGTACGTCGGTGCCGCACCCGTACCCTTCGAGTTGTACCTCGAAGTGCTGCAACGACAGACCATCCGCGCCATGCGGGTGCCGCCGCAGTCTGTCGAAGCATCCATCGCCCACCTGGTCATCGATCGCCCCGTCGTCGAGGCGCTTGGCCCTGCCGTGAACTCGGGCCGCTCGATGCTGCTGTACGGAGGCTCCGGCAACGGAAAGAGCACCATCACCAACTCCATCGGACGCATGCTCCCCGGCGAGGTGCTCATCCCCTACGCCGTCGAGGTCAACGGCACCATCGTCAAGGTCTTCGACCCGCGCGTGCACCAGGAAATTCCGCTCGATCAGCAGGTCGACCGCCGCAATCCCGACCCCGCGATGGCCGCCAACGAGCGCCGCCGTGACCGGCGTTGGGTCGTCGCGCGCCGCCCTATGATCTCGGTCGGCGGTGAACTGACGCTCCAGGAGCTCGAACTGCGATACTCACCGCAATCTCAGTTCTACATCGCCCCCATTCAGTGGAAAGCGAATAGCGGCATCCTCATCGTCGACGACTTCGGCCGGCAGATGATCCAGCCCAAAGAGCTGCTCAACCGCTGGATCGTGCCGATGGAAGAGCGCGTCGACCACTTGTCGCTGCACACGGGCGACATGGTCGAAGTGCCGTTCGACGTGTTGCTCATCTTCTCGACGAACCTTCATCCGTCGCAACTCGGCGACGAAGCGTTTTTCCGCCGGATCCGGCACAAGATCCACATCCCGGATCCGTCGCACGAGCAGTTTCTCGAGATCCTCGCCCGCGTCTGTCAGCAGCGCGAGATGCCGCTCGAAGCGGATGCCGCCCTCTACCTCATCGACGAGTACTACACGCGCACCGGTCGCGGGTTCAAGGGCTGCCATCCCCGCGACATCGCCGAACTCGTCGCGGACATCTGCATGTACAACGGCGATCAACCGGCGTTCACGCGCAAGTTCCTCGACGCCGCCTGTAACTCCTACTTCGTCGAGACCAACCAGGAAGCGGTCGCCGCCCACGTTACGGCGTTTGGCGGACTCGGCCAGGCCGCAGCGTAG
- a CDS encoding CoA-binding protein, producing the protein MPQGSFASLDYMFHPRSVAVVGASTQEGPGSFVSAIKDMGFTGDLYPVNPRADEIAGLKSYPRLTDIPGDVDHVISSVPLRFVEQLVEDCGEKHVKVIHFFTAGFSETGDEEAGALEARVLARAKALGMRVIGPNCMGLYAPASGLSFMPGMPVEPGPVALISQSGANAGEFCRTGAVRGLRYSKVVSYGNGADVRESELLEYVAEDPATDVIACYIEGLRDGAHFLRALRKASATKPVVILKGGRTEAGTRAANSHTGSLAGSLQIFDAAVRQGGGVRVDRMEELVDTTVAFRFLGGLRGARGGIVGGGGGYSVLASDEVGSHGLEMPALPGDIQQKLHDFTPTAGTSVRNPVDTSVGWGPDGLKPMLDTIHIVAEAPNIDYILYHTGWGWGPNRGGGPDIVEMAKNTGEKLGELASDVGKPIVCVSRTPSSEPGMAATLAFQEVAATHGLATFSSVAAASLALQRVLAWRSARDEFVPAK; encoded by the coding sequence ATGCCGCAAGGCTCCTTCGCCTCGCTCGACTACATGTTTCATCCCCGCTCGGTCGCCGTCGTCGGCGCTTCCACGCAGGAAGGGCCTGGTTCGTTCGTCAGCGCTATCAAGGACATGGGTTTCACCGGCGACCTCTACCCTGTGAACCCCAGGGCCGACGAGATCGCCGGCCTCAAGTCCTATCCCCGCCTCACCGACATCCCCGGCGACGTCGACCACGTCATCTCCAGCGTGCCGCTGCGCTTCGTCGAGCAGCTCGTCGAAGACTGCGGCGAGAAGCACGTGAAGGTGATCCACTTCTTCACCGCCGGCTTCAGCGAGACCGGCGACGAAGAGGCCGGCGCCCTTGAGGCGCGAGTGCTCGCTCGCGCGAAGGCGCTCGGCATGCGCGTCATCGGGCCGAACTGCATGGGGCTGTACGCGCCAGCGTCCGGGCTGTCGTTCATGCCCGGGATGCCCGTCGAACCCGGTCCGGTCGCGCTGATCTCGCAGAGCGGCGCCAACGCCGGCGAGTTCTGCCGCACCGGCGCCGTGCGCGGTCTGCGCTACAGCAAAGTCGTCAGCTACGGCAACGGCGCCGACGTGCGCGAGTCCGAACTGCTCGAGTACGTCGCCGAAGATCCCGCGACCGACGTCATCGCCTGTTACATCGAAGGGCTGCGCGACGGCGCGCACTTCCTGCGCGCGCTCCGCAAAGCATCGGCGACAAAGCCCGTCGTCATCCTGAAGGGCGGCCGCACCGAAGCCGGCACGCGCGCCGCCAACTCGCACACGGGCAGCCTCGCGGGCTCGCTGCAGATCTTCGACGCGGCGGTGCGCCAGGGCGGCGGCGTGCGCGTCGACCGCATGGAGGAGTTGGTCGATACGACCGTCGCGTTCCGGTTCCTGGGCGGCCTGCGAGGCGCCCGCGGGGGCATCGTCGGTGGCGGCGGCGGCTACAGCGTGCTCGCGTCCGACGAGGTCGGCTCGCACGGGCTCGAGATGCCGGCGCTTCCCGGCGACATCCAGCAGAAGCTGCACGACTTCACGCCGACGGCCGGCACCAGCGTGCGCAACCCCGTCGACACGAGCGTCGGGTGGGGGCCTGACGGCCTCAAGCCGATGCTCGACACGATCCACATCGTCGCGGAGGCGCCGAACATCGATTACATCCTCTATCACACGGGCTGGGGCTGGGGGCCAAACCGCGGCGGCGGCCCGGACATCGTCGAGATGGCGAAGAACACGGGCGAGAAGCTCGGCGAACTCGCATCCGACGTCGGCAAGCCGATCGTCTGCGTCTCCCGCACGCCGTCGAGCGAGCCGGGCATGGCGGCCACGCTCGCGTTCCAGGAGGTCGCCGCCACGCACGGACTGGCGACGTTCAGCAGCGTCGCGGCGGCATCGCTCGCGCTCCAGCGTGTGCTCGCATGGCGCTCCGCCCGCGACGAGTTCGTCCCCGCAAAGTAG